One Nicotiana tomentosiformis chromosome 4, ASM39032v3, whole genome shotgun sequence genomic window carries:
- the LOC104106971 gene encoding UDP-glucuronate:xylan alpha-glucuronosyltransferase 2-like isoform X1, with protein MKSLPSKALIIKINLVFLVCFLVAYAALLHWQLSSVYHEYAASRPITGSTCECNHRVEAGIKMKEALEEQMVNETKEILKKMVKHKKPSFLKEMGRGMKIGMVNMEGEDISEWRAHGQITTVQFEKVSELLEWNDLFPGQIDEELEEMDNRPTCPEIPMPPFYSYSYMDMIVVKLPCKYPEEGWRRDVFRLQLHLVVANLAVKRKRGKNGKMKLVFLSKCRPMMEIFRCKDLKRREGDWWYYEPNMAKLEQKVSLPIGSCKLALSLREKEINKAYDIYNVESSTKLAIRREAYATILHSSATYVCGAITLAQSLLRTGTKHDLILILDKSISEPKRDALIKAGWKLRFIRRIRNPRAGKDTYNEYNYSKFRLWQLTDYEKIIFIDADVILLRNIDFLFHFPQMSATGNARSIFNSGVMVIEPSNCMFRMFMQHQREIISYNGGDQGFLNEVFVWWHRLPRRVNFFKNFENSNDVSVKNQLFEADPPELYAIHYLGLKPWVCYRDYDCNWDIGFLRVYASDVAHRIWWKLHDEMDEKLQKCCGLTRQRNIELFWSRKKAEEMGLIDEHWKINITDPRRYTS; from the exons ATGAAGTCCCTTCCTTCAAAGGCATTGATAATCAAAATAAACTTAGTTTTCTTGGTTTGCTTCTTAGTTGCTTACGCTGCGCTTCTTCACTGGCAATTATCTTCCGTTTATCACGAATATGCAGCATCTCGTCCTATTACAGGCTCAACGTGCGAGTGTAATCATAGG GTGGAAGCTGGGATAAAGATGAAGGAAGCATTAGAAGAACAAATGGTGAATGAGACAAaggaaatattaaagaaaatgGTGAAACACAAAAAGCCAAGTTTTTTGAAGGAAATGGGGAGAGGAATGAAGATAGGAATGGTGAATATGGAAGGGGAAGATATTAGCGAATGGAGAGCCCATGGGCAGATAACAACAGTACAATTCGAGAAGGTTTCGGAGTTGTTGGAATGGAATGACTTGTTTCCAG GACAGATAGATGAGGAATTAGAAGAGATGGATAATCGACCAACATGTCCAGAAATACCAATGCCACCTTTCTATAGCTATAGTTATATGGACATGATAGTAGTGAAATTGCCATGCAAATATCCAGAAGAAGGGTGGAGAAGGGATGTTTTTAGGCTACAATTGCATCTTGTGGTAGCAAATTTGGCAGTGAAGAGAAAAAGGGGTAAGAATGGGAAGATGAAGTTGGTGTTCTTGAGTAAGTGTAGGCCAATGATGGAGATTTTTAGGTGTAAAGATTTAAAGAGAAGAGAAGGAGATTGGTGGTATTATGAGCCAAATATGGCTAAGTTGGAGCAAAAAGTTTCATTGCCAATTGGTTCTTGCAAGTTGGCTTTGTCTCTCAGGGAAAAAG AAATCAACAAGGCCTATGATATCTACAACGTTGAAAGCAGCACAAAGTTAGCAATTAGAAGAGAAGCTTACGCCACAATTCTTCATTCCTCTGCAACATATGTTTGTGGTGCAATAACCCTAGCTCAGAGTCTTCTCCGAACTGGAACCAAACATGACCTTATCCTTATCCTTGACAAAAGCATCTCCGAGCCCAAACGAGACGCCCTCATTAAAGCCGGCTGGAAACTCCGGTTCATAAGGAGAATTAGAAACCCTAGAGCTGGAAAAGACACCTACAATGAATACAATTACAGCAAGTTCAGGTTATGGCAACTTACTGACTATGAAAAGATCATCTTCATTGATGCTGATGTCATCCTTCTTCGTAACATCGACTTTCTTTTCCATTTTCCTCAAATGTCAGCTACAG GTAATGCAAGATCAATCTTCAATTCAGGAGTAATGGTGATCGAGCCATCAAATTGTATGTTCCGCATGTTCATGCAACATCAAAGAGAGATTATATCGTATAATGGAGGTGATCAAGGTTTCCTTAACGAAGTATTTGTATGGTGGCATAGATTGCCCAGAAGAGTAAACTTCttcaaaaattttgaaaattcGAATGACGTTAGTGTGAAGAACCAATTATTCGAAGCAGATCCTCCAGAACTGTACGCAATACATTATCTCGGGTTAAAGCCATGGGTATGTTATAGGGACTACGATTGTAATTGGGACATTGGATTTTTACGTGTTTATGCTAGTGATGTCGCACACAGGATATGGTGGAAGCTACATGATGAAATGGATGAGAAGTTACAGAAATGTTGTGGATTAACAAGGCAGAGGAATATTGAGTTATTTTGGAGTAGAAAGAAGGCAGAAGAAATGGGATTAATAGATGAACATTGGAAGATTAATATTACTGATCCTAGAAGATATACTTCTTGA
- the LOC104106971 gene encoding UDP-glucuronate:xylan alpha-glucuronosyltransferase 2-like isoform X2: MQASVVEAGIKMKEALEEQMVNETKEILKKMVKHKKPSFLKEMGRGMKIGMVNMEGEDISEWRAHGQITTVQFEKVSELLEWNDLFPGQIDEELEEMDNRPTCPEIPMPPFYSYSYMDMIVVKLPCKYPEEGWRRDVFRLQLHLVVANLAVKRKRGKNGKMKLVFLSKCRPMMEIFRCKDLKRREGDWWYYEPNMAKLEQKVSLPIGSCKLALSLREKEINKAYDIYNVESSTKLAIRREAYATILHSSATYVCGAITLAQSLLRTGTKHDLILILDKSISEPKRDALIKAGWKLRFIRRIRNPRAGKDTYNEYNYSKFRLWQLTDYEKIIFIDADVILLRNIDFLFHFPQMSATGNARSIFNSGVMVIEPSNCMFRMFMQHQREIISYNGGDQGFLNEVFVWWHRLPRRVNFFKNFENSNDVSVKNQLFEADPPELYAIHYLGLKPWVCYRDYDCNWDIGFLRVYASDVAHRIWWKLHDEMDEKLQKCCGLTRQRNIELFWSRKKAEEMGLIDEHWKINITDPRRYTS, translated from the exons ATGCAAGCATCAGTG GTGGAAGCTGGGATAAAGATGAAGGAAGCATTAGAAGAACAAATGGTGAATGAGACAAaggaaatattaaagaaaatgGTGAAACACAAAAAGCCAAGTTTTTTGAAGGAAATGGGGAGAGGAATGAAGATAGGAATGGTGAATATGGAAGGGGAAGATATTAGCGAATGGAGAGCCCATGGGCAGATAACAACAGTACAATTCGAGAAGGTTTCGGAGTTGTTGGAATGGAATGACTTGTTTCCAG GACAGATAGATGAGGAATTAGAAGAGATGGATAATCGACCAACATGTCCAGAAATACCAATGCCACCTTTCTATAGCTATAGTTATATGGACATGATAGTAGTGAAATTGCCATGCAAATATCCAGAAGAAGGGTGGAGAAGGGATGTTTTTAGGCTACAATTGCATCTTGTGGTAGCAAATTTGGCAGTGAAGAGAAAAAGGGGTAAGAATGGGAAGATGAAGTTGGTGTTCTTGAGTAAGTGTAGGCCAATGATGGAGATTTTTAGGTGTAAAGATTTAAAGAGAAGAGAAGGAGATTGGTGGTATTATGAGCCAAATATGGCTAAGTTGGAGCAAAAAGTTTCATTGCCAATTGGTTCTTGCAAGTTGGCTTTGTCTCTCAGGGAAAAAG AAATCAACAAGGCCTATGATATCTACAACGTTGAAAGCAGCACAAAGTTAGCAATTAGAAGAGAAGCTTACGCCACAATTCTTCATTCCTCTGCAACATATGTTTGTGGTGCAATAACCCTAGCTCAGAGTCTTCTCCGAACTGGAACCAAACATGACCTTATCCTTATCCTTGACAAAAGCATCTCCGAGCCCAAACGAGACGCCCTCATTAAAGCCGGCTGGAAACTCCGGTTCATAAGGAGAATTAGAAACCCTAGAGCTGGAAAAGACACCTACAATGAATACAATTACAGCAAGTTCAGGTTATGGCAACTTACTGACTATGAAAAGATCATCTTCATTGATGCTGATGTCATCCTTCTTCGTAACATCGACTTTCTTTTCCATTTTCCTCAAATGTCAGCTACAG GTAATGCAAGATCAATCTTCAATTCAGGAGTAATGGTGATCGAGCCATCAAATTGTATGTTCCGCATGTTCATGCAACATCAAAGAGAGATTATATCGTATAATGGAGGTGATCAAGGTTTCCTTAACGAAGTATTTGTATGGTGGCATAGATTGCCCAGAAGAGTAAACTTCttcaaaaattttgaaaattcGAATGACGTTAGTGTGAAGAACCAATTATTCGAAGCAGATCCTCCAGAACTGTACGCAATACATTATCTCGGGTTAAAGCCATGGGTATGTTATAGGGACTACGATTGTAATTGGGACATTGGATTTTTACGTGTTTATGCTAGTGATGTCGCACACAGGATATGGTGGAAGCTACATGATGAAATGGATGAGAAGTTACAGAAATGTTGTGGATTAACAAGGCAGAGGAATATTGAGTTATTTTGGAGTAGAAAGAAGGCAGAAGAAATGGGATTAATAGATGAACATTGGAAGATTAATATTACTGATCCTAGAAGATATACTTCTTGA
- the LOC138910440 gene encoding uncharacterized protein: MGDFNAILNLEDRVHSIEVHDAEIRDFRKFMVEAGMTELQTIGRSYTRRNNHTYSRIDRAIVNSNWMTTMPHLLVQVIDPIFLDHSPLCIELDRLENRCRKAFIFMNCIAKHLNFTKVVEDNWRQTNNAHYMKDIWEKLKHVKNAIKELNVKEFNWVTERIKDIRGKLKNVQEDMRTPNHSQELFEAEKELRIQLEKWDLIEESIYKQKSSVQWLKLGESNSAYFFASMKNRRAQNHINDLVSTKGRMLQTEKGIEEEILKFYKQLLGNANTTLPAIRPNIMNTGPILNRRQKQALIRPFDKEEVSKAL; the protein is encoded by the coding sequence ATGGGGGACTTCAATGCCATATTGAATTTAGAAGATAGAGTACATAGTATAGAGGTGCATGATGCAGAAATAAGAGATTTCAGAAAGTTTATGGTAGAAGCTGGGATGACAGAACTACAAACAATTGGAAGATCATACACACGGAGAAATAATCACACATATAGTAGGATTGATAGAGCCATAGTCAACTCAAACTGGATGACTACAATGCCGCATCTATTAGTGCAAGTTATAGACCCTATCTTCTTAGACCACTCTCCACTCTGCATTGAATTGGATAGGCTAGAAAACAGATGCAGGAAAGCATTTATATTCATGAACTGTATAGCAAAACACCTTAATTTCACCAAGGTAGTAGAGGACAACTGGAGGCAAACTAATAATGCACACTATATGAAGGACATCTGGGAGAAGCTGAAGCATGTTAAGAATGCCATCAAAGAACTGAATGTCAAGGAGTTTAATTGGGTCACAGAAAGAATCAAAGACATTAGAGGCAAGCTTAAAAATGTACAGGAAGACATGAGAACTCCAAACCACTCACAAGAGTTATTTGAAGCAGAAAAGGAGCTGAGGATACAACTTGAGAAATGGGATTTAATAGAAGAAAGCATATACAAACAGAAATCTAGCGTGCAATGGCTAAAGTTAGGAGAATCCAATTCAGCATACTTCTTTGCAAGCATGAAGAATAGGAGAGCACAAAACCATATCAATGATTTAGTGTCTACTAAAGGCAGAATGCTGCAAACAGAGAAGGGTATAGAGGAGGAAATACTCAAATTCTACAAGCAGTTGCTAGGAAATGCAAATACAACACTGCCAGCAATACGGCCTAATATAATGAACACAGGTCCTATACTTAATAGAAGGCAGAAACAAGCACTCATTAGACCTTTTGACAAAGAAGAAGTAAGTAAGGCACTATAG